A window of Staphylococcus sp. 17KM0847 contains these coding sequences:
- the perR gene encoding peroxide-responsive transcriptional repressor PerR, giving the protein MTTELETHHHEHQLQDSIASLRKAGVRITPQRQAILNFLIKVETHPTADEIYQSLSPDFPNISVATIYNNLKVFKKIGIVKELTYGDASSRFDFDTHNHYHVICENCGKIVDFHYPLLSEVEQLAQHVTNFEVSHHRMEIYGICEACQQLEQNKK; this is encoded by the coding sequence ATGACTACGGAATTAGAAACACACCATCACGAACATCAATTGCAGGATTCTATTGCGTCATTAAGAAAAGCAGGTGTTCGAATTACACCACAAAGGCAAGCAATTCTTAATTTCCTGATTAAGGTAGAAACTCATCCGACTGCTGACGAAATTTATCAATCGCTATCACCTGACTTTCCTAATATCAGCGTGGCAACAATATATAATAACCTTAAAGTCTTCAAAAAAATAGGGATTGTCAAAGAATTAACATATGGTGATGCATCAAGCCGTTTTGATTTTGATACGCATAACCATTACCATGTCATATGTGAGAACTGTGGAAAGATTGTTGATTTTCATTACCCACTACTAAGTGAAGTAGAACAGTTAGCACAACATGTTACTAATTTTGAAGTCTCACATCATCGTATGGAAATCTATGGTATATGTGAAGCATGTCAACAATTAGAACAAAATAAAAAATAA
- a CDS encoding phosphoglycerate dehydrogenase, with protein sequence MLVVSLMRLKEEEDKLCEQFPNVDFKFYKHPAELPKEIQRKMDVLISYHQVVDEQFIDDAVNLKWIAWYATGVNSLPLKKLRERGIRLTNAKGVHAQQLSEWIFAYILDDYKAMKEVYKEQQERQYNSKRLTQSLNDATILFLGTGVIPQRAAQIAKVFGMKTIGLNTSGHSVEHFDKTYPLSERKHLYKEADIIVNVLPETSETYHLLTAYDFKAMNEHSLFINIGRGTITETNILVKAMKEKWIRAAYLDVFEEEPLTPDSPLYKIENVFLTSHITGNGSQNKMKATKILIKNLNSFLNCDALIENEVDLTKGY encoded by the coding sequence ATGCTTGTTGTAAGTCTTATGAGGTTAAAAGAGGAAGAGGATAAATTATGTGAGCAATTTCCGAATGTTGACTTTAAATTTTATAAACATCCAGCCGAGTTACCAAAGGAAATACAACGAAAAATGGATGTTCTCATTTCATATCATCAAGTAGTTGATGAACAATTTATTGATGATGCGGTGAACCTGAAATGGATAGCTTGGTATGCAACAGGCGTAAATAGTTTGCCACTCAAAAAGTTAAGAGAGCGTGGTATTCGTTTAACTAATGCAAAAGGTGTTCATGCACAGCAGCTTAGTGAGTGGATTTTTGCATATATTCTGGATGATTATAAAGCGATGAAGGAAGTCTATAAAGAACAACAAGAGCGGCAATATAATTCTAAAAGGTTAACGCAGTCATTAAACGATGCAACAATACTTTTTTTAGGAACAGGCGTTATACCACAACGTGCTGCTCAAATTGCTAAAGTATTCGGAATGAAAACAATAGGTTTAAATACCTCAGGACATTCTGTTGAACATTTTGATAAAACATATCCTCTATCCGAGAGAAAGCATCTTTATAAAGAAGCGGATATTATAGTGAATGTCTTACCGGAAACGAGTGAAACTTATCATTTATTAACGGCTTATGACTTCAAAGCGATGAATGAACATAGTTTATTTATTAATATTGGTCGAGGGACTATCACTGAGACCAACATACTCGTAAAAGCGATGAAAGAAAAGTGGATTAGAGCAGCATATTTAGATGTATTTGAGGAAGAACCATTAACACCAGATTCACCTTTGTATAAAATAGAAAATGTTTTTCTAACAAGTCATATTACAGGCAATGGTAGCCAAAATAAAATGAAAGCAACGAAAATATTAATAAAGAACTTGAATAGCTTTCTCAATTGCGATGCTTTAATTGAGAACGAAGTCGATTTAACAAAGGGATATTAG
- a CDS encoding peroxiredoxin — translation MLQKGEQFPDFELTNQDGKVITKASLKGQKTILYFYSRDNTPTCTTEACDFRDNLAYFNNLKVSVYGISGDSQRKHQNFIKKHNLNFDLLVDEAYKLSEAVGVYQLKKSFGKTSMGIVRTTFILDENGDVLDVIEKVKVKEQMAKLKAILEG, via the coding sequence ATGTTACAAAAAGGGGAGCAATTTCCAGATTTTGAATTGACAAATCAAGATGGTAAAGTGATTACAAAAGCTTCATTGAAGGGACAAAAGACGATTTTATATTTTTATTCTAGAGACAATACACCAACATGTACAACAGAGGCTTGTGACTTTCGTGATAATTTAGCTTATTTTAATAATCTTAAAGTAAGTGTGTATGGGATTAGTGGAGACTCACAGCGTAAACATCAAAACTTTATAAAAAAACATAACTTAAACTTTGACTTATTAGTGGATGAAGCATATAAATTGTCAGAGGCGGTTGGTGTGTATCAACTGAAAAAGTCATTTGGCAAAACTTCTATGGGTATTGTAAGAACAACATTTATTTTAGATGAAAATGGAGATGTACTGGATGTCATTGAGAAAGTAAAAGTAAAAGAGCAGATGGCAAAACTCAAAGCAATATTGGAGGGATAG
- a CDS encoding glutamate-1-semialdehyde 2,1-aminomutase: MNFKNSERLQLQSNDYILGGVNSPSRSYKAVGGGAPVVMKSGKGAYLYDVDGNQYIDYLQAYGPIITGHAHPHITKAIQEQAAQGVLYGTPTELEIEFAKKLRTAIPSLEKMRFVNSGTEAVMTTIRVARAYTNRNKIIKFAGCYHGHSDLVLVAAGSGPSQLGSPDSAGVPQSVAQEVITVPFNDIEAFKEAMAHWGEQVAGVLVEPIVGNFGMVEPMPGFLEQVNDITHEHGGLVIYDEVITAFRFHYGAAQDLLGVYPDLTAFGKIVGGGLPIGGYGGRQDIMEQVAPLGPAYQAGTMAGNPLSMKAGIALLEVLEQDGVYEELDRLGQKLEEGLQSSIDKYHIKATINRVKGALTVYFTDEKVTHYEQADQSDGEQFARFFKLMLHQGINLAPSKYEAWFLTTEHTDEDIDQTLAAADLAFKQLAQSN; this comes from the coding sequence ATGAACTTCAAAAACAGTGAACGATTACAACTTCAATCTAATGACTATATTCTTGGTGGTGTGAACTCTCCATCACGTTCATACAAAGCAGTAGGTGGCGGTGCACCTGTTGTTATGAAATCAGGTAAGGGTGCTTATCTATATGATGTAGATGGCAATCAATACATCGACTATTTACAAGCATATGGCCCTATTATTACTGGTCATGCACATCCACATATTACAAAAGCAATTCAAGAACAGGCTGCACAAGGTGTTTTATATGGAACACCTACTGAATTAGAAATTGAATTCGCAAAAAAACTACGCACAGCTATTCCATCTCTCGAAAAAATGCGTTTTGTCAACTCAGGTACTGAAGCTGTTATGACAACGATTCGTGTCGCACGCGCATATACAAATCGTAATAAAATTATTAAGTTTGCTGGCTGCTATCACGGACATTCTGACTTAGTACTTGTTGCTGCTGGAAGCGGCCCTTCTCAACTCGGTTCTCCTGACTCAGCTGGTGTACCTCAAAGTGTCGCACAAGAAGTCATTACCGTTCCATTTAATGACATCGAAGCCTTTAAAGAAGCTATGGCACATTGGGGGGAACAAGTAGCCGGTGTACTCGTTGAACCTATTGTTGGGAACTTTGGTATGGTAGAACCTATGCCTGGTTTCTTAGAACAAGTGAATGATATTACACACGAACATGGTGGTCTTGTAATTTATGATGAAGTTATTACAGCTTTTCGTTTTCACTATGGTGCAGCTCAAGACCTACTAGGTGTTTATCCTGATCTCACTGCATTCGGTAAAATTGTAGGTGGTGGATTACCTATTGGTGGCTACGGGGGTCGCCAAGATATTATGGAGCAAGTCGCCCCTCTTGGTCCTGCTTACCAAGCCGGTACAATGGCTGGTAATCCACTATCAATGAAAGCGGGTATCGCACTATTAGAAGTGCTTGAACAAGATGGTGTTTATGAAGAATTAGATCGTTTAGGTCAAAAGTTAGAAGAAGGATTACAAAGCTCTATTGATAAATATCATATTAAAGCAACTATTAATCGCGTTAAAGGCGCACTCACTGTTTATTTTACAGATGAAAAAGTAACGCACTATGAACAAGCTGATCAATCAGACGGAGAACAATTTGCACGCTTTTTCAAATTAATGCTACATCAAGGTATCAATCTTGCACCTTCTAAATATGAAGCATGGTTTTTAACAACAGAACATACAGACGAAGATATTGATCAGACATTAGCAGCAGCTGACTTGGCTTTCAAACAACTCGCACAATCAAACTAA
- a CDS encoding aromatic acid exporter family protein, which yields MKLGARILKTGIAIILAVSVAALLPSDAGMITVAGIAAVVAMQPSVYRTFKTIVDQFRGGMFIETGC from the coding sequence TTGAAACTGGGTGCTAGAATTTTAAAAACAGGGATCGCTATTATACTTGCGGTTTCTGTGGCTGCACTATTACCTTCTGATGCCGGTATGATCACCGTGGCTGGTATTGCAGCCGTTGTGGCAATGCAACCTAGTGTTTATCGTACTTTCAAAACAATTGTTGACCAATTTCGAGGAGGAATGTTTATTGAAACTGGGTGCTAG
- a CDS encoding aromatic acid exporter family protein, which produces MKLGARILKTGIAIILAVSVAALLPSDAGMITVAGIAAVVAMQPSVYRTFKTIVDQFQGNIIGALLAMIMVTIFGNNIIIMGVTVILLIALLYKMNIAHVATLATVTALIIMGQHDGSFYISAFYRFTLVMIGVISSFIVNLTFLPPKFETKIYYNSLNISTDIFKWFNLVLNDATEFNHVKNDLELLRQRIVNLEQLLEYYKEERLLTKKQMHALTRKKILFKEIVLATRDAYDVLKRMNRYQNDMLHLSDTLLLQVKLEIDELTQFHEQILISITKKAKFNLPEAKAQIANPLKRDIIEVFQDEVSQHNVERTYSYRNVMHVISSLEEYRYNLEHLNRLSISYFKYHANDPDIDIVEEDFDL; this is translated from the coding sequence TTGAAACTGGGTGCTAGAATTTTAAAAACAGGGATCGCTATTATACTTGCGGTTTCTGTGGCTGCACTATTACCTTCTGATGCCGGTATGATCACCGTGGCTGGTATTGCAGCCGTTGTGGCAATGCAACCTAGTGTTTATCGTACTTTCAAAACAATTGTTGACCAATTTCAAGGAAATATCATTGGCGCATTACTTGCGATGATCATGGTCACAATATTTGGCAATAACATTATCATTATGGGTGTCACAGTTATTCTACTTATTGCGCTTTTATATAAAATGAATATTGCACACGTCGCAACACTTGCCACAGTAACAGCGCTCATTATTATGGGCCAACATGATGGTTCTTTTTATATTTCAGCATTTTATCGTTTCACACTCGTGATGATAGGTGTTATAAGTTCTTTCATCGTTAACTTAACATTCTTGCCACCAAAATTTGAAACAAAAATTTATTATAATTCACTCAATATTTCAACTGATATTTTCAAGTGGTTTAACCTTGTACTTAATGATGCAACAGAATTCAATCATGTAAAAAATGATCTTGAACTATTGCGTCAACGTATTGTTAATTTAGAACAATTACTCGAATATTACAAAGAAGAACGCTTATTAACTAAAAAACAAATGCATGCGCTTACTCGCAAAAAAATTCTTTTCAAAGAAATTGTTCTAGCAACACGAGATGCCTATGATGTCTTAAAACGTATGAATCGATACCAAAATGACATGCTTCATTTAAGTGATACCTTACTTCTTCAAGTTAAATTAGAAATAGATGAACTTACACAGTTTCATGAACAAATTTTAATCAGTATTACGAAAAAAGCAAAGTTCAATCTTCCAGAAGCTAAGGCACAAATCGCAAACCCTCTAAAGCGAGATATTATAGAAGTGTTTCAAGACGAAGTTTCACAGCACAATGTAGAGAGAACTTACTCATATCGTAATGTTATGCATGTGATTTCTTCATTAGAAGAGTATCGTTATAATTTAGAACATCTCAATCGTTTGAGTATTAGCTATTTTAAATATCATGCAAACGATCCCGATATTGATATTGTTGAAGAAGACTTTGATTTATAA
- a CDS encoding ABC transporter ATP-binding protein translates to MIKRYLAFVKPYKWLIFGTIIVGILKFGIPLLIPLLIKYVIDDVINNGALSVTDKYTHLMIAMGIAAFIFVVVRPPIEFLRQYMAQWTSNKILYDIRKKLYDHLQALSSRFYANNKAGEVISRVINDVEQTKDFIMTGLMNIWLDCITIIIALSVMFFLDVHLTVAAIIVLPFYILTVYFFFGRLRELTRQRSQKLAETQGFLHERVNGMAVIKSFAIEENEAKNFDKRNTNFLNKAFRHTRWNAYSFSAINTVTDIGPLIVIGYGAYLAISGDVTVGTLAAFVSYLEQLYGPLRRLVSSFTTLTQSFASMDRVFQLFDEPYDIKNLPHAQPYKIQHGNIGIHNVAFRYNEDERDVLKDITLDIHHGETVAFVGMSGGGKSTLINLIPRFYDVTAGEITIDNHPIQAFDIGSLRRQIGMVQQDNILFSDTVKENILLGRPDATFDEVIAAAKMANAHDFIMALPQGYDTEVGERGVKLSGGQKQRLSIARIFLNDPPILILDEATSALDLESEAIIQEALETLSHDRTTLIVAHRLSTITHADRIVVIENGHIVESGTHEALMSRQGAYQRLYNIQNL, encoded by the coding sequence ATGATTAAAAGGTACCTTGCATTTGTTAAACCATATAAATGGCTGATTTTTGGTACTATTATTGTAGGTATATTAAAATTCGGTATTCCATTACTTATTCCATTGTTAATTAAATATGTTATTGATGATGTCATTAACAATGGTGCATTAAGTGTGACGGATAAATATACACATTTGATGATTGCAATGGGAATTGCAGCATTTATCTTTGTTGTTGTTCGTCCACCTATTGAGTTTTTAAGACAGTACATGGCACAATGGACAAGCAATAAAATATTATATGATATTCGAAAAAAATTGTATGACCACCTACAAGCTTTGAGCTCCCGATTTTATGCAAATAACAAAGCTGGGGAGGTCATTTCTCGTGTCATTAATGATGTAGAACAAACAAAAGACTTTATAATGACGGGATTAATGAATATTTGGTTAGATTGTATTACAATTATTATCGCGTTATCTGTTATGTTCTTTTTAGACGTTCATTTAACAGTTGCAGCTATTATTGTATTACCATTTTATATTTTGACAGTATATTTCTTTTTTGGTCGTCTGAGAGAGCTCACACGTCAACGTTCTCAAAAATTGGCAGAGACACAAGGCTTTTTACATGAACGTGTCAATGGAATGGCAGTAATTAAAAGTTTTGCGATTGAAGAGAACGAAGCAAAAAACTTTGATAAACGTAATACGAACTTTTTAAATAAAGCGTTTCGTCATACACGTTGGAATGCCTATTCATTTTCAGCTATTAATACAGTAACAGATATCGGACCGTTGATCGTTATCGGTTACGGTGCTTATTTAGCCATTTCTGGAGATGTAACGGTTGGAACGTTAGCAGCTTTTGTAAGTTATCTTGAGCAACTATATGGACCGTTGCGTCGTCTTGTATCATCATTTACAACATTAACACAAAGTTTTGCTTCGATGGATCGTGTTTTTCAATTGTTTGATGAACCCTATGATATTAAAAACCTACCTCATGCACAGCCTTATAAGATACAGCATGGTAATATTGGTATTCATAACGTTGCTTTTCGTTACAACGAGGACGAACGAGATGTATTAAAAGATATTACACTTGATATTCATCATGGTGAAACAGTAGCATTTGTTGGTATGAGTGGAGGCGGTAAGTCAACGCTAATTAACCTTATTCCACGTTTTTATGATGTGACAGCAGGGGAGATTACAATCGATAATCATCCAATCCAAGCATTTGATATAGGGAGCTTACGTCGTCAAATTGGAATGGTACAGCAAGATAATATATTGTTTTCTGATACAGTAAAAGAAAATATTTTATTAGGTCGTCCCGATGCAACATTTGATGAAGTGATAGCAGCTGCTAAAATGGCAAATGCACATGACTTTATTATGGCACTTCCTCAAGGATATGATACAGAAGTAGGAGAAAGAGGGGTTAAGCTTTCTGGAGGTCAAAAACAGCGTCTCTCTATTGCACGTATTTTCTTAAATGATCCACCTATTTTAATATTGGACGAAGCGACAAGCGCATTGGACTTAGAGAGTGAAGCTATTATTCAAGAAGCACTTGAGACTTTAAGTCATGATCGTACAACGCTTATCGTTGCACATCGTTTATCTACGATTACGCATGCAGATCGTATTGTCGTTATTGAAAATGGTCATATCGTTGAAAGTGGCACACATGAAGCACTGATGTCACGCCAAGGTGCTTATCAGCGCTTGTATAATATTCAAAATCTATAA
- a CDS encoding DUF402 domain-containing protein, with the protein MVKACIPKEGTTIKIQSYKHDGTIHRVWSETTILKGTADVVIGGNDHTLVTESDGRTWVTREPAIVYFHSEYWFNVICMFREDGVYYYCNLSSPFVCDEEALKYIDYDLDIKVYPNGKYHLLDEDEYEQHMQQMNYPKDIDTVLRANVDILQQWIEHKKGPFAPDFIKVWRNRFRQIKNR; encoded by the coding sequence GTGGTTAAAGCATGCATCCCAAAAGAAGGGACAACGATTAAAATTCAATCTTACAAACATGATGGTACAATTCATCGTGTATGGTCTGAGACGACAATTTTAAAAGGAACGGCAGATGTCGTAATTGGTGGTAATGATCACACACTTGTTACAGAAAGCGATGGACGTACTTGGGTGACACGTGAGCCGGCAATTGTTTATTTTCATTCGGAGTATTGGTTCAATGTTATCTGTATGTTTCGAGAAGATGGCGTTTATTATTACTGCAACTTATCTTCACCGTTTGTTTGTGATGAAGAGGCATTAAAGTATATTGATTATGATTTGGATATTAAGGTATACCCAAATGGTAAATATCATTTGTTGGATGAAGATGAGTATGAACAACATATGCAACAAATGAATTATCCTAAAGATATTGATACAGTATTGCGTGCTAATGTTGATATTTTACAACAATGGATAGAACATAAAAAGGGGCCATTCGCACCAGATTTTATCAAAGTATGGCGTAATCGTTTTCGCCAAATTAAAAATAGATAG
- the mutY gene encoding A/G-specific adenine glycosylase, whose translation MYFEDTFKEDLVAWFKVNQRSMPWRETSNPYYIWVSEVMLQQTQVDTVRSYYERFIKHFPTIEALAYADEAHVLKLWEGLGYYSRARNFHAAAQEVVTRYNGEIPPNPEQFAALKGVGPYTQAAVMSIAFDLPLATVDGNVFRVWSRLNDDIQDTALQKTRKAYEHALEPYVQQHSGTFNQAMMELGALVCTPKAPMCLLCPVQHHCESFDKGTVYERPIKTKKLKKKQYKLIVLYIENQNGDILIEQRKTKLLNGMWQFPVYEEDIVDRKLEEEFGDAITIVEKDIYQLKHQFTHITWNMTVHHAKIISDSDKMLTETRRWITPEDKRLYTFPVPMTKIYEVMQ comes from the coding sequence ATGTATTTTGAAGACACATTTAAAGAAGATTTAGTTGCTTGGTTTAAGGTGAACCAGCGAAGTATGCCATGGCGTGAAACGTCTAATCCTTATTATATATGGGTAAGTGAAGTCATGTTACAACAGACACAAGTTGATACAGTGAGAAGTTATTATGAGCGTTTTATTAAACATTTTCCAACGATTGAAGCATTGGCATATGCAGATGAAGCGCATGTCCTTAAGTTGTGGGAGGGGCTAGGGTATTATAGTCGTGCGCGAAATTTTCATGCAGCAGCTCAAGAAGTTGTTACTCGATATAATGGAGAGATTCCACCTAATCCAGAACAATTTGCTGCATTAAAAGGGGTTGGACCTTACACACAGGCAGCAGTAATGAGTATTGCTTTTGATTTGCCTTTAGCAACCGTAGATGGCAATGTTTTTAGAGTGTGGTCTCGTTTGAATGATGATATACAAGACACAGCACTTCAAAAAACACGAAAGGCCTATGAACATGCTTTGGAACCCTACGTTCAGCAACATTCTGGAACATTTAATCAAGCGATGATGGAGTTGGGAGCACTTGTCTGTACGCCTAAAGCACCAATGTGTTTATTGTGCCCAGTACAACATCATTGTGAATCATTTGATAAGGGGACAGTGTATGAACGTCCAATTAAAACAAAAAAATTGAAGAAAAAACAATATAAATTAATTGTATTATATATTGAAAATCAAAATGGAGATATTCTAATTGAGCAACGTAAAACAAAATTATTAAATGGAATGTGGCAATTTCCAGTATATGAAGAGGATATAGTGGATAGGAAGTTAGAGGAAGAATTTGGAGATGCAATTACAATAGTAGAAAAGGATATCTATCAACTTAAACATCAGTTTACACATATAACGTGGAATATGACTGTACATCATGCGAAAATAATATCAGATAGTGATAAGATGCTCACTGAAACACGTAGATGGATAACGCCCGAAGATAAAAGGTTGTATACGTTTCCAGTACCTATGACTAAAATATATGAAGTGATGCAGTAA
- a CDS encoding metal-dependent hydrolase: MDTATHIAMGIGLTALATTDPTLANHFTATATIVIAGSLIPDIDTVLKLKNNATYIANHRGITHSIPFTLLWPLLLTLLVYVFSIGIPPLHIWLWAQLAVALHVFVDIFNSYGTQALRPITNKWIQLSVINTFDPVIFALLLLGIIIWSLGAHPYTAFMPILMILIGYYILRFKMQAWLKKQALSQIQHLGTPIKTFIAPTIRFMQWRIAIQTDTYDYVGRSYGRNIVFSDKVKRQSLPDIDILKPVRNDPNVRAFLNFSSIYRWHIEHIDNETTELRLIDLRYLKNGHYQFVAIVHLDKDMIVKHSYTGWVFSESKLMKKLYAH, translated from the coding sequence ATGGATACGGCAACACATATTGCAATGGGGATTGGCTTAACTGCACTCGCAACAACTGATCCCACACTAGCAAATCATTTTACCGCAACAGCTACTATTGTTATCGCTGGTTCTTTAATTCCCGATATAGATACTGTACTAAAATTAAAAAATAACGCAACCTATATTGCAAACCATAGAGGGATTACACATTCTATCCCTTTCACATTACTATGGCCTCTATTACTAACATTGCTTGTATACGTCTTTTCCATAGGGATACCTCCTCTACACATCTGGTTATGGGCACAATTAGCAGTTGCATTACACGTATTTGTCGATATTTTCAATTCATATGGCACACAAGCTTTAAGACCTATTACCAATAAATGGATTCAACTTAGTGTCATTAATACGTTTGATCCCGTGATATTCGCTTTATTACTATTAGGTATCATCATCTGGTCTTTAGGTGCACACCCGTACACTGCTTTTATGCCTATTTTAATGATACTCATTGGTTATTATATTCTACGTTTTAAAATGCAAGCTTGGTTAAAAAAACAGGCGCTGAGTCAGATCCAACATTTAGGAACTCCTATTAAAACATTTATTGCACCAACCATTCGCTTTATGCAGTGGCGCATTGCTATCCAAACGGATACATATGACTATGTGGGGCGTAGCTATGGACGAAATATCGTATTTAGTGATAAAGTAAAGCGTCAATCATTGCCTGACATAGATATACTGAAACCGGTACGCAACGATCCAAATGTTCGAGCTTTTTTAAACTTTTCATCTATTTATCGTTGGCATATTGAACATATTGATAATGAAACAACAGAGCTTCGATTAATTGATTTACGTTATTTAAAAAATGGTCACTATCAATTTGTCGCCATCGTTCATTTAGATAAGGATATGATTGTAAAACACTCTTATACCGGTTGGGTGTTTAGTGAAAGTAAGCTTATGAAAAAACTATATGCACATTAG
- a CDS encoding teichoic acid translocation permease, protein MIENIIRFFHEIPRFFRYGLYRIKMHKRWAMLTFLIGALFIVLDALLFKLMGTLDAIQVMIDYRLIGAITFAVIWIAIYSSYRFFPRDYYVTRHFDSSPFLRVVLSGTLYSIILLLLVILMLFFKSVNTDATMVGILFYIIMSLFFIVTLSFLLGLIYILYPKLDVLFLTISGVLLIATPIFYIPENTESVIAHIFMLNPFYYLVNGMQQSVIIGYGALNHIGYHLYFLCFMGLMIVFSFALRDYVTQLRPNEHIHKVNKEARPKSKVKTRIK, encoded by the coding sequence TTGATAGAAAATATAATACGCTTTTTTCATGAGATTCCTCGCTTTTTTCGCTATGGTCTTTATCGAATTAAGATGCACAAGCGCTGGGCAATGTTAACGTTTCTTATTGGTGCACTATTTATTGTGTTAGATGCTTTACTTTTTAAGTTGATGGGAACATTAGATGCGATACAAGTGATGATTGATTACCGCTTAATAGGTGCTATAACATTTGCGGTAATTTGGATTGCAATATATAGCAGCTATCGTTTTTTTCCGAGAGACTATTATGTCACACGTCATTTTGATAGCAGTCCCTTTTTACGTGTTGTATTGTCTGGAACTTTATATAGCATCATCTTGTTGTTGCTCGTCATCCTGATGCTCTTTTTTAAATCAGTTAATACAGACGCTACAATGGTAGGTATTCTCTTTTATATTATAATGAGCTTATTCTTTATCGTTACATTGTCATTTTTACTTGGTTTAATCTATATTTTATATCCAAAGTTAGATGTTTTGTTTTTGACTATTTCAGGTGTGTTGCTTATAGCAACTCCTATCTTTTATATTCCTGAGAACACAGAAAGTGTTATAGCGCATATATTCATGCTCAATCCGTTTTATTATTTAGTTAATGGTATGCAGCAATCTGTAATCATCGGATACGGTGCTTTAAATCATATAGGGTATCATCTTTACTTTTTATGTTTTATGGGCTTAATGATTGTGTTTAGTTTTGCACTAAGAGATTATGTAACACAGTTAAGACCTAATGAACATATACACAAGGTAAATAAAGAGGCTCGCCCTAAGTCTAAAGTAAAAACACGTATCAAATAA